In the Qipengyuania pelagi genome, one interval contains:
- a CDS encoding extensin family protein — protein sequence MLRCAAARFSTLALLALLAACNALPTGRAPERIPTGPISRPAVPPEPTREARQCIAELAKDGTSFAVQPDAFYGAGCSTVNTVRIEGLTSDADTIAVTNLGAVTCPLARTFGGWARYGVDRAARQILGSALIRIETMGSYSCRNVAGTGRRSAHARAEAIDVAAFVLADGRRISVLGDWNAGEADEREFLRTVQRSACKRFGTVLGPDYNAAHANHFHLEEGNGSFCR from the coding sequence ATGCTCCGCTGTGCCGCCGCCCGTTTCTCGACTTTGGCTCTCCTCGCCCTTCTCGCCGCCTGCAACGCCCTGCCGACGGGCCGCGCGCCGGAGCGGATACCGACCGGGCCGATCTCGCGCCCCGCCGTCCCGCCCGAACCGACGCGCGAGGCGCGCCAGTGCATCGCCGAACTGGCGAAAGACGGCACTAGCTTCGCCGTCCAGCCCGACGCCTTTTACGGCGCAGGCTGTTCGACCGTGAACACCGTGCGGATCGAGGGCCTTACCAGCGATGCGGACACGATCGCGGTCACCAATCTCGGCGCGGTGACCTGCCCGCTGGCGCGCACCTTCGGCGGATGGGCCCGCTACGGCGTCGATCGCGCGGCGCGTCAGATCCTCGGCAGTGCGCTCATCCGTATCGAGACGATGGGCAGCTATTCCTGCCGCAACGTGGCCGGGACGGGCCGCCGCTCCGCCCATGCGCGGGCCGAGGCGATCGATGTCGCGGCCTTCGTACTTGCCGACGGGCGCAGGATCAGCGTGCTCGGCGACTGGAATGCGGGCGAGGCGGACGAGCGCGAATTCCTGCGGACCGTGCAGCGCAGCGCCTGCAAGCGCTTCGGAACGGTGCTAGGACCCGATTACAACGCCGCCCACGCCAACCACTTCCATTTGGAAGAAGGCAATGGCAGCTTCTGCCGCTGA